The genomic DNA GTTGCTCGTGATCAGGCGTGGGTACCGCCGTCGATGCGGATCTCAGTGCCGCTGATGAACGCGCCGTCGTCGGACACCAGCATCGCGATCACGCCGGCGACCGCAGACGGGTCACCCATCCCCGCTCCGCCGGACTCCAGGGTGGTCGGCATGATCGGTGACAGTTTCGCGAACAACGACCAATCGCTGTCGGCGGGAACGAGTCCGGGCGTTGAGTCGGTGATCCCGGATTTGATGCTTCCCGGCGCCACACTGACCGCCCGCAGACCCTGCTTGCCGTACTCCAGGGCGAGGGCATGGGTCATCGCCTGGATGCCACCCTTGCTGGCCGCGTAGGCCGCCATGTAGGGATGGGCGAACGCCGCCGAGGTCGAACTGAAGTTCACGATGACACTCTGTGGATTCGCCAGCAGCGCCGGAAGCGCCTCGCGGATCACCAGGAATGTCCCGGTGAGATTGACGCCGATGATCTGGTTCCAGGCCGCCAGGCTCATCTCGTGGGTGTGCACCGCGCGCAGCATGCCCGCGGCGTTGACCACCGAGTCGAGGCCGCCCAGCGTCTCGACTGCGGTGCGCACACCGTCGACCACCGATGCCTCGTCGGCGATGTCCATCGTCAGCACCGTGAGCCTGTCAGCGGTGCCGGCCTGCTGCGCACTCTGCCGGGTGGCGTCCAGCCCATCGGCGGAGATGTCGGCACTCACCACTTCGGCGCCCTCGTCGAGCAGTCGCAGCGCGGTGGCCTGTCCGATGCCGGATCCGGCGCCGGTCACCAGGATCCGGCGGCCCTCAAGTCGATTCATGACGATCACTGTCCCATCACGTATTTCACGGTCGGACCGGCGGTCCAGCCGCCGTCGACGGCGATCTCGGCGCCGGTGACATAGGAGGAGGCGTCGGACAACAGGTAACCGATCGCGCCGGAGATCTCGTCGGCCTCACCGACGCGGCCCATCGGGGTGTTGGGGTAGTTGCCCTCGCCCGGTGTGATGCCGACCTGCGCGGTCATCGGCGTATATGTCATGCCCGGATGCACCGAATTCACCCGGATGCGGTCGGGTCCCAGTTCGACGGCGGCGATCTTGCTCAACCCGCGCACGCCCCACTTGGAAGCGCCGTAGCCGGCCGTCAGCGCCAGGCCCATCAGGCCGGCCGCCGAGGAGATGTTGACGATGGAACCCCCGCCCGCGGCGCGCATCGGGGCGATGACCGCCTGCAGGCCGTTGAAGACCCCGACCAGGTTCACCTCGAGCACCGTGCGGAAATGGTCGAGCGGCTCGTGCTCGATGAACTGGCCGGTCGAGATGCCCGCGTTGTTCACCAGGCCGTTGAGTTTGCCGAACTCCGCCAGGGTGAGCTCGACAGCGGACTGCCACTGCGCCGCGTCGGTCACGTCGAGGTGGACATAGCACGCGTTGCTGCCCAGCTCGGCCGCCAGCGCGGCGCCGTCGTCATCGAGCACGTCCGAAATCACCACCTTGCCGCCGCGTGCGACGACGTGCCGAGCGAACGACGCGCCGAGGCCACGGGCGCCGCCGGTCACGATCGCTACGACATCCGACAAGCTGTCCGAATCTGCTTGCATCCCAACAATTTCCTTTCAGGGTAAACCTGGGCTGGAATCAGTGTGTCGATCCTGGCCGCAGCACCGCCGGTGTATGAACGCAACGATATTCGTCGCGGTGACGGCATGGCGGAAAGTCTCATTCAGCGGGAATGGGTGGGGCAGTGCTGCGACGATGCTGGGACTGCCTCGTACCGGTGAGTGAGACAACGGCTGTCAGCTGCGCTCGCCGGTTCGTAACGTGACGCACCGAACATTGAAGCGAAAGGCATCGATAGTGACAGCGCAGCCAGCTCCGTCGGATACCGCCGAAAAAAACACCACCGCGGTGGATGTCGTCGTGGTGGGAGCCGGTTTCGCCGGGCTGTACGCACTGCATCGCCTTCGCGGGCAGGGCCTTTCGGTCCGGGTATTCGAGGCCGCTGACGGCGTGGGCGGTGTCTGGTATTGGAACCGCTATCCGGGCGCCCGGTGCGACGTCGAAAGCGTCGACTACTCCTACTCGTTCGACAAGGACCTCGAACAGGAGTGGAACTGGACCGAGAAGTACGCCACCCAACCCGAGATCCTGGCGTACCTCAACCACGTGGCCGACCGGTTCGACCTGCGGCGTGACATCTCGTTCGAGACCCGGGTGACCGACATGGTGCTCGACGAGAAGACGATGCGCTGGGAGGTTCGCACCGACCGGGGCGACGTGGTCTTCGCACGCTTCTGCATCCTGGCGGTCGGGCCGCTGTCGAATGCGAACATCCCGGCGATCGAGGGCCTTGATTCGTTCGCGGGCGACGTCTACCACACCGCGCACTGGCCGCACGAAGGCGTTGATTTCACCGGCAAGCGGGTCGGCGTGATCGGCACCGGATCTTCCGGCATCCAGGCGATCCCGCACATCGCCAAGCAGGCCGAAGAGCTCTTCGTCTTCCAGCGCACCCCGAACTACAGCGTGCCGGCCGGCAACATTCCGCTCGACGATGAAACGCGCGCCGCCCAGAAGGCCGGGTATGTCGAGCGGCGCAGGCTCTCGATGCTCAGCGGGGGCGGCTCACCGCATCAGCCTCACCCCGAGTCCGCCCTGGACGTCTCCGCCGACGAACTGCGGCAGACTTACGAGCGGCGCTGGGAACTGGGCGGGGTGTTGTTCTCCAAAGCCTTCCCGGACCAGTTGGTCACCATGGAGGCCAACGACACCGCCCGGCTGTTCTGGGAACAGAAGGTGCAGGCGGTGATCGACGATCCGGCGGTGGCCGACGTGCTGATCCCGAAGGATCATCCGATCGGCGCAAAGCGAATCTGCACCGACGACAACTACTTCCAGACCTTCAACCGGAACAACGTCTCGTTGGTGAATCTGCGGGCGACGCCGATCGAGCGGATCGACGCGTCGGGTATCGACACCACCGATGCGCATTACGACGTGGATGCGTTGGTGCTGGCCACCGGATTCGACGCCATGACCGGTTCGGTTCAGAAGCTCAACGTGGTGGGCCGGGGCGGTCGAACCCTGAACGAGGCGTGGGCAGAAGGGCCCGCGACCTACCTCGGTCTCGGTGTCCCGGGCTTCCCGAACCTTTTCAACATCGCCGGTCCGGGCGCCCCCTCGGTGCTGGCCAACATGGTGCTGCATTCGGAGCTGCACCTGAACTGGGTGGCCGATGCGATCGCCTACCTCGACGCCCAGGGAGCTCCGGCGATCGAGGCCCGCGAGGACGCCGCAGCCGAGTGGGTGGCCGAATGCACTCGACGTGCTGCCGGAACGCTCATGCCGCAGGCCAATTCGTGGTACCTCGGGGCGAACATCCCGGGCAAGCCGCGGGTGTTCATGCCGTTCGTCGGCGGCTTCGGCGTGTACGGCGAGATCATCGCCGACGTCGCGGCAGCGGGCTACAAGGGCTTCGACATCCACCAAGATCTGACCGCCTAGCGGTCCCTGCGGGGGCCGGCTGCTTCGGGCGCCGGCCTCCGACACAGGGGTCGGTCAGCCGTCACGGTCCAGCGCCGCTCGGATGTCGGCGCACACCTCCCGCCTGGCGGTACCGGCCAGGGTCAGCGCCGGCATGGTCATGAACCCGTGGATGGCGCCGGGGTAACTCCGGTGCACCACCGGAACACCCTGGGCCGCAAGCACTTCGGCGTAGTCTTCGCCTTCGGAGTGCAGCGGGTCGAAACCCGCGGCGATCACCACCGCGGCCGGCAGCCCCGACAGATCCGCCCGCAGCGGCGATGCATGGGGGTGGCTGCGGTCGCCCGCATCCGGCACGTACTGGTCCCAGTACCACGCCATGGCGGCGCGGGTGTTGTAGTACCCCGCCTCGAACCGGCGGTAGGACTCGGTGTCGAAGTCCGCGGCGATCACCGGATACAACAGTGCCTGGCACGCGATGTCCGGACCACCGCGATCGCGAGCGAGGATCGCGGTGACGGCGGCGAGATTTCCGCCCGCGCTGTCGCCCGCGACGACAATCTGAGACGCGTCGGCGCCGAGTTCACCGGCCGTACGAGCGACCCAGCACAATGCGGCGTACACGTCGTCGGCCGCGGCAGGCCACCGCGCTTCGGGTGCCAGCCGGTAGTCGACGGACACCACCACCGCACCGATGCCGTTGCACAGGTCCCGGCACAGATCGTCGTGGGTGTCGAGGTCGCAGAACACGAATCCACCGCCGTGGGCGAACAGCACCACGGGTGCCGGGGCACCGGAAGGCGTTTCCGGCCAGTAGATCCGGACGGGAACATCGCCCTCGGGCCCCGGTATCGTCCGCTCCTCGACCGCGCCGATCGGCTGCGGACGGTCCGATGCTCGATACCGGGACCGCACGGCGGCCCTGGCCTCGGCGCCGCTCATCGTCTCGACGGCAGGGAAACCGGTATTCAGTACGGGCAGCAGTTCTGCGATTTCCGGATCGACTTTCATCTCCGCCTGTTCGTCGAGTTGTCCGTGCACGGCAACGGGACCTTTGGCTCACCAAACCACGCCGGCGCCGGCCCTGGTCCGGGTGTTCCGCGCAGCGGGACTCACGGGATCCGGCTCTCGGCCAGCACGATTGAGGCTGGTCTTGTACCGCTGAGCGGGACTGCGGGCCCCGGTCGCACCGCGAGTGTGGACCATCACATGGCCTGGCCCAGTGAGGCGATCGACACACCGGAGACGGCGCTCGGCGAAATCCACAGTCGGGGAGTCGCATTCGGCCGGGCAACCTGAGCCGCCGCCACGGCGTGCTCGACAACCTAATAGATGGAGAGGAAATGGACCGACATAGCAAGTTCGACAACGGCTCCGTACCCGCTGTACGTCGTCGTTCGAGAACGGCATGGAGAGGCCTTGGCATCCTGCTGACTGCCTTCGGCTTCTTCGTGATGTCTGTGCTGCCCGCATGGGCGGCTGAGAACATGCGGGTCACTTTCGTGCGGCACGGTCAGTCCGCGGGCAACACATCGGGGAACATCGACACCTCGACGCCCGGTCCGTCGCTCACCCCGCTGGGGCAGGAGCAGGCCCAGGCAGTGGTCGACAAGCTGGGGGACAACAACTACGACGCCATCTACGCGTCGCAGATGATCCGTACCCAGCAGACCGCCGAACCGATGTCGGCCTATCTGGGTCTGCCGATACAGGTGCTCCCCGGCCTGCAGGAGATCGAGGCAGGCGACTACGAGGGCACGCCCGAGAGCGGTGCGCTCGACGGTTATCTCAAGGCCCCGATCGCCTGGGCGTTCGCCGGTCAGCTCGGGGCGCGTATCCCGGGTTCGATCGACGGCAATGAGTTCGACAGTCGCGTCGAGGGCGCGTTGAAGACGATGTACGACAAGGGCGACCGCAACGTCATCGTGTTCTCGCACGGCGGCACCATGATGTTCTGGACCATGATGAACGCCAAGAACCTCACGCTGGCGGAGAAGGGCATGCTGCTGAGCCAGCACGCGCTGGGCAACACCGACTACGTGGTGATCGAGGGCAATCCCGAGGACGGCTGGGTACTAACGGACTGGAACGGCCAGCGGTTCAGCCCTGAGCCGACATTCGGGCACGAGGTCGGGCTTCAGATGCGGACGCTGACCCGGCAGCTCGAAGCGGCCATGAAGCAGGTCACGGATTCCTTTGCCACCGGTGACGTGATCAAGGTTGCGACGGCGATCAACCGCAGTGTCGCCGATGCGGCGTCCTCGGTGACCAAGTTCAACCGCGCGATCAATGACGAGGTCATCAAGCGTGTCGACAAGTTCATCGGCGAGGCCCGCAATCCGGATCCCGGTCCGGCGTCGGAGCTCACGGACAAGGTGTCCGACATGGGCAAGGTGTCCGACTCCAAGAGCATTGTCCCGAACTTCGATTCGGCCAAGGACATGCTCAAGTCGCTGGCTGCTCCGGTGGCCGACCCGAAGGATGCCTCGGATTCGGAGGGTTCCGATCGCACCAGCGTGGCCCGGAAGGTGACCTCCGCGCTACGGGGCAACGGTGCCACCGACCTGACCGCTGGCAACTTGGTCAGGCCTGGAAAGGCGTTCGCCGACGTCAAGCGCACTCGCGAGCAGGTTCGTACCGCGGTTTCCGATGTCACCGACGAGCTCAGGTCCACGGTGAAGTCCTCGGTCGCCGGCATCAACGACGCCACCAAGAAGATGTCCGAGAGTGTCGGCGCGCCAAGCGCTTCGCGTGCCGCCGCCGGCTCCGACAAGGCATCGTCCGACTCTGACAGCAAGTAAGAAATCGGCCCCCTCCGCCAGGCGGAGGGGGCCGATCTCGTTGTCTGTCTCGGCTACGCGAGAGGACTAGTCCAGGTAGTCGCGCAGCACCTGGGAGCGGCTGGGGTGGCGCAGCTTGCTCATGGTCTTGGACTCGATCTGACGGATGCGCTCACGCGTGACGCCGTAGACCTGGCCGATCTCGTCGAGCGTACGGGGCTGGCCGTCGGTGAGGCCGAACCGCAGCCGGACGACGCCGGCCTCGCGCTCGGACAGCGTCTCCAGCACGGACTGCAGCTGATCCTGCAGCAACGTGAAGGACACGGCGTCGACGGCCACCACGGCCTCGGAGTCCTCGATAAAATCACCGAGCTGGCTGTCGCCCTCGTCGCCGATGGTCTGGTCCAGCGAGATGGGTTCACGCGCGTACTGCTGGATCTCCAGCACCTTCTCCGGCGTGATGTCCATTTCCTTGGCCAGCTCTTCGGGCGTGGGCTCGCGGCCCAGGTCCTGTAGCAGCTCACGCTGGATACGGCCCAGCTTGTTGATCACCTCGACCATGTGCACCGGGATACGGATGGTGCGGGCCTGGTCGGCCATGGCGCGGGTGATGGCCTGACGGATCCACCAGGTGGCGTACGTCGAGAACTTGTAGCCCTTGGTGTAGTCGAACTTCTCGACCGCGCGGATCAGGCCCAGGTTGCCTTCCTGGATCAGGTCCAGGAACGCCATGCCGCGGCCGGTGTAGCGCTTGGCCAGCGACACGACCAGACGCAGGTTGGCTTCCAGCAGATGGTTTTTCGCACGGTCGCCGTCACGGCAGATCCACTGGAAGTCGCGTCGCACCTGAGTGGTGAGCTTTTCGCCCTTCTCGGCGAACTCGGCCATCTTCTGGGTGGCGAACAGCCCGGCCTCGATGCGCTTGGCGAGCTCGACTTCTTCCTCGGCGTTGAGGAGGGCAACCTTGCCGATCTGCTTGAGGTAGGCGCGGACCGAGTCGGCCGAGGCCGTCAGCTCGGCGTCTTTGCGTGCCTGCCGCAGTGCCTCGGACTCTTCCTCGTCCCAGACGAAGTCGCCGGAGGCCTTGTCCTTCTCGGACGGCTCGGGATGCTCTTCTTGTGCCTTGGCCGCCTTGCCCGTAGCCGGTGCGGCGGGCTTGGCGTCCTTGTCTTCCTCGTCCTCGTCGTCGCCGGACTCCTCGACGTCATCGTCGGTGCCGAGCTCATCGTCGAGCTCGAGGTCGGTGTCTTCGACGTCGAGCTCCTCGCCCGGACCTGCCTCCAGGTCGTCGGTGGTCTCCACATCGTCGTTGACGTCCTCGGGCTTGCCCGCCGCGGCCTTCGTGGCCTTCTTCGCGGGCGCCTTCTTGGCAGGGGCGCGCTTGGTGGCGGCGCCGCCCTCGGCCTTGGCCGCGGTGCTCTTGACTGCCCGCTTGGCCGGGGCCTTCTTGGCGGGAGTCTTGGTAGCGGTGCGCTTCACCGGCTCTTCGGTCGCCGGGCTTGCTTTTGTCGCTGCCACGTACACCCTTTCGGTCTCACGTAATTCTCGGTGGATATGGGCATACTCCACCGAAAGTGTCTGCTATCGAATGTTGGCGTTCTTATCGGCTGGGATATTCACCGCTATTCGGTAGGCGGCCGCCGAGGACCATTGTAACGACAGTGTGGGAGTTCACCGTGCCGAGCGGCAAATTTCGACACCGGACCAGGCCGATGCGGCAAAGTTACCCGGCGGTAGCTTGCGCGCCGGCGGGCCACGGATCCTCACTGGCCATGGCCGCGCCCACGATGCCGGCGGTGTTGAGCAGCGTGGCGGGCACAATCGGGGTTCGGATCTTCAGCAGCGGTAGCCACTTGTCCGACTTGCGGCTGATGCCCCCGCCGGCGATGAACAGGTCCGGCCAGATCGCGTTCTCGATGGTCACCAGAACCTTGTTCACCTCTTCGCTCCAGCGCGCGTAACTCCACTCCTTGCGCTCCTTGACCGACGACGCTGCGCGGTGCTCGGCTTCCTTGCCGTCTACCTGCAGGTGACCAAACTCGGTGTTGGGCAACAACACACCGTTGTGGATCACTGCCGAGCCGATGCCGGTGCCGAAGGTCAGGAGTACCACGACACCGGAGTTGTCCTTGCCCGCCCCGTAGTGTTCCTCCGCCAGACCCGCCGCGTCGGCGTCGTTGAGCACGCGCACCGGCAGTCCGCCGAGCGCGGTGCTGATCACCTCGGAGGCGTTCACGCCGATCCAACCCTTGTCGACATTGGCCGCGGTCCGCACGATGCCTTCGGTGACCACCCCCGGGTAGGTGACGCCCACCTTGCCGGTCCAGCCGAACTCGGCCACCACCGCAGCCACCGTCTTCGCCACGGATTCCGGGGTGGACGGCTGCGGCGTGTCGAGTTTGAACCGCTCGCCGACGAGTTGTCCGGTGTCGAGGTCGACGATGCCGCCCTTGATCCCGCTGCCGCCGACGTCGACACCGAATCCGCGGCGTTGGGGCGGCGCGGTGGGAACCGGATCTGCGGCGGGCGCGTCGGGTGCGGTCATGGGTGCTCCTTTGTGGGACAGGCAGTGAGGAGGCTGTCGGACAGCGTGAGGGACAAACCAAGGCGCGCCCCCACCCTAGTAGTTCGCCAACGCCCGCGCGTGCGGTCGGCCATCCCCTGGAAGCGACTTTTCGGTCAGAAGGTGTTGCGATAGAGCCGTGACCGACAACAGTTTCGATGCTCCCGCACTGAGGGTGGTGGCCGAGCAACTCGCCACCGAAGCCGCAGAGTTCGTCGCGCGCCGGCGCGCCGAGGTGTTCGGCACCGTCGCGAATCCCGACGGTGCCGGGGTACGTGACGATGTCCGGACTGTCAGATCTAAGAGCACCCCGACCGACCCCGTCACGATCGTCGACACCGAAACCGAACGATGGCTGCGCGAGCGGCTGGCGGTGTTGCGGCCGTCAGAGGCGATCCTGGGGGAGGAGGAGGGCGGTCAGCAGGAGGGCCGTGACGGACTGAGTTGGGTGATCGACCCGATCGACGGCACGGTGAACTTCGTCTATGGGATCCCGGCCTATGCGGTGTCGGTGGCCGTGCAGTACGACGGCCGGTCGGTGGCCGGAGCCGTGGCGAATGTGCCTGCCGGTGAGGTGTACTCGGCCGCCCTCGGGCACGGCGCGGAGGTGGTGCGGGCCGGGGTGCGGACGCCGCTGCGGTGCAGTGCCGTCGAGAAACTGTCGATGGCGCTGTTGGGTACCGGGTTCGCCTACGATCCCGCCCGGCGAGCGAGGCAGGCCGGTGTACTGGCCCGGGTCCTGCCCGCCGTGCGCGACGTGCGCCGCATCGGCTCGTGTGCGCTCGACCTGTGCATGGTCGCCGCAGGCAGGTTGGACGCCTATTACGAAGAGGGTGTCCAGGTCTGGGACTGGGCCGCGGCGGCGCTGATCGCCGCCGAAGCCGGTGCGACGGTGTGGTTGCCGGACGCTCCCGGTGCCGAGTTCGTGGCGGCGTCGGCGCCGGGTGTCGCCGACGTCCTGCACGACGCGCTAGCAGGTGCCGGTATGGATCTTTGACAGCAGCGCGGAATCCGACGGGGCAGTGGCGTCGGGCCGCAGGCTGGCCAGCACGGCCTTGATGTCATCGTTGCTGGTGAGTTCGCTGAACTCGGTGCCGAGCGCCAGATCGACTGTGGCGTCCGGCCTTTCGTCCTGGAACAGTTCGGTGCACGGAGCCACCAGCCATACCGCTGCGGCGGCGGCACGGCCGGACGGGCCGAACCGGATCTGGCCCTGGCATTCCAGCCGGGTGTTGGCGTAGATCGGGTCGTTTGCCGCCTCGGGTTGGGCAAAGCCCAGATCGCGCAGCGCTCCGGCCACCTCGCCCGCCTGGCCGCCCTGGCCACTGGCGTTGAGCACCCGGATCCGGGTCTCGGCCAGCGGTGCCGGCGTGACTTCGGTCATCGCCGAGTTGGCCACCTGCTCGCCGAGCTTGGGGGCTGCCGGATCGGCGGCCGGCGGCGGGTTGTTACACACCGTGGCCTCGTGCACGTCTGTCGGTTGGTTGAGCGCGATGATCCACACGATCATCGTCACCACCGCAAGTGCGACGAACAACACAATGCCGGGAACGAAACTGCGCCGACGGAACGGTCGACCGTGACGGTCGAAGGCGGCTCCATCGGTGATTTCTGCGACCACACCTGCACTCTAAGGGCAACCGCGTTCGCCGACGCAGCAGAGCTCAGACGGTATTGTGAGGTAAATCACACTGAAACGTGTGGCAATACGGGCACGAATCATTTGGGGAATGCGTTCGACGCTGGTACAAAGCTCTGCTGCAAGGTAAGGGAGGGGACACAGACGATGGCTACCGACTACGACGCTCCACGGCGTTCCGAAGCAGACGAGGTTTCTGAGGATTCGCTCGAGGAGCTCAAGGCGCGGCGCAACGAGGCACAGTCCGCGGTGGTGGATGTTGACGAAACAGAAACTGCCGAGTCGTTCGAGCTGCCGGGCGCAGACCTGTCCGGCGAGGAATTATCGGTACGGGTGGTCCCGAAGCAGGCCGACGAATTCACCTGCTCCAGCTGTTTTCTGGTGCATCACCGGAGCCGGCTGGCAAGCGAGAAGAACGGGGTGATGATCTGCACGGACTGCGCCGCCTGATTCGCGGCTCAGCCGCTGCAACTGGATTCGCGGCTCAGCCGCTGCAACTGGATTCGCGGCTCAGCCGCGGAGCGCAGCCAGGACGCGATCCGGATGCCTCGAACTGATCAACCAGTACGGGGTGGGGTCATCCGGATCGTCGAGCACCACCAGGACCATCGGGCCCACCCACGCCCGGTGCACGACGTAGGCAGCGGGATCGAGCTGGCGGCCGAGTGCGGCGGACTTCGCGGACCGCGGCACCTCCGCGGCGCGGGAGATGACGCTCGTCGGCAGGTGTGCGTCACCGATCCACAACTCGGTGTCGTCCTCCCCGTCGCGGACCACCTTCAATTCGGTCTTGCTGAACCACATCAGCACGGCCGCCGCCACGCCGAAGAGCAGCACGTACGGCAACCATGCCGGAATGGCCGGAGCAGCCAGGCCGATCTCGAATGCGATCACTCCTGCCAGCACCGCAGCGGGAAGCGACCACCACCACGGCACCCACAAACGTTCGCGGTAGTGAACGCTTTGGGTGGTTGCGCGCGTGTCTGACACGCGGCTCAGAGTAATCTGTGACGTCGTGTCCACCTCTCTGGCGGTCGTCCGATTGGACCGCGAACTACCGATGCCCAGCCGGGCGCACGATGGTGACGCGGGCGTAGACCTCTACAGCGCGCGCGATGTCGAGCTGGCCCCCGGGCAGCGGGAGCTCGTGCCCACCGGCGTCGCGGTAGCCGTCCCGCACGGAATGGTGGGTCTGATCCACCCACGCTCGGGTTTGGCTGCACGCGTGGGTCTTTCGATCGTCAACAGCCCGGGCACCATTGACGCCGGCTACCGCGGCGAGATCAAGGTTTCGCTGATCAACCTCGATCCCGACACGCCGATAGTGATCAACCGCGGTGACCGGATTGCCCAGCTGCTGGTTCAGCGGGTAGAACTGCCCGAGTTGGTCGAGGTGACCTCGTTCGACGAGGCGGGCCTGGCTGACACCTCCCGTGGCGACGGCGGCCACGGTTCCTCCGGCGGACATGCGAGTTTGTGATGGCATTCGGAAAACGCAAGAACGATGCGGCTGATGACAAGGCTGATCAGAACGATGGCGTGCGGGTCGAGCAGCCGGCGCCGGCAGAGCCGGCTGACGAGGACCGCGACGAGGACTGGGCTGACGACCAGGGTCCGTTCGACGTCGAGGACTTCGACGACCCCGCCGTCGCGGTGCAGGGCCGGCTCGACCTCGGCTCGGTGCTGATCCCCATGCCCGACGGCGGCCAGGTGCAGGTTGAGCTCAACGAGGCCGGGGCGCCGAGTGCGGTATGGGTGGTGACCCCTAACGGGCGGTTCACCATCGCCGCCTACGCCGCGCCCAAGAGTGCCGGCCTGTGGCGTGAGGTGGCCGGTGAGCTTGCCGAGTCGCTGCGCAAGGACACCAGCTCGGTGGCCATCCAGGACGGCCCATGGGGCCGCGAGGTGGTCGGTGTGGGTAATGGCGGTGTGGTGCGGTTCATCGGCGTCGACGGC from Mycobacterium sp. DL440 includes the following:
- a CDS encoding DUF4193 domain-containing protein, producing MATDYDAPRRSEADEVSEDSLEELKARRNEAQSAVVDVDETETAESFELPGADLSGEELSVRVVPKQADEFTCSSCFLVHHRSRLASEKNGVMICTDCAA
- a CDS encoding DUF3093 domain-containing protein, translating into MSDTRATTQSVHYRERLWVPWWWSLPAAVLAGVIAFEIGLAAPAIPAWLPYVLLFGVAAAVLMWFSKTELKVVRDGEDDTELWIGDAHLPTSVISRAAEVPRSAKSAALGRQLDPAAYVVHRAWVGPMVLVVLDDPDDPTPYWLISSRHPDRVLAALRG
- the dut gene encoding dUTP diphosphatase; this encodes MSTSLAVVRLDRELPMPSRAHDGDAGVDLYSARDVELAPGQRELVPTGVAVAVPHGMVGLIHPRSGLAARVGLSIVNSPGTIDAGYRGEIKVSLINLDPDTPIVINRGDRIAQLLVQRVELPELVEVTSFDEAGLADTSRGDGGHGSSGGHASL
- a CDS encoding DUF3710 domain-containing protein; this translates as MAFGKRKNDAADDKADQNDGVRVEQPAPAEPADEDRDEDWADDQGPFDVEDFDDPAVAVQGRLDLGSVLIPMPDGGQVQVELNEAGAPSAVWVVTPNGRFTIAAYAAPKSAGLWREVAGELAESLRKDTSSVAIQDGPWGREVVGVGNGGVVRFIGVDGYRWMVRCVVNGAPETIDALADEARASLADTVIRRGETPLPVRTPLQVELPEPMAAQLRTAAQQAAMQQAAQQVASASQALPQDQPPAEPAARRSVQGSAMQQLRTITGG